The following nucleotide sequence is from Cryptosporangium aurantiacum.
AGGACGAACAGCTCGCGACGAAGGAGCCCGCGAACGGCGATCCGTCCTGGTCGACCCGGGCGCGCATCGTCGCCGCGGCGTCCCGGCAGGCGACGACCGCCCGGGCGGCGGGACGCCGACCGCCGGCTCGGGGCACCGGCCGCCGGTCGGCTCCGGCCCCGAGACCCCCGGAGCGGCGGCCGCCGCGCGAGGCCGCGGCTCCCGCTGAAGCGCCGGTCGTCGGCGAACGACGGCGCCCGGAGCGCGCCACCGCCCGCGGTCCACCGACTCCGGCCGATGACGCCCGGGTCAGCGGCGTCGTGCAAACCAAGCTCACCGTGAGCCATCCGACCGATCCCTGTGAGCGTCACGCCGACGCGGTCGCGGCGCGTGTCGTCCGGGGCGCCGCGGCTCCTGCCGCCGTCGGCCGGACGGCTTCGTCCGTCCTTCACCGGGCCGCCGCGCCCTCCCCCTCGTCACGCCTGCCCGCGGCCGTCTCCGCACTCGTCGGCTCGCCCGGCGGCGGACGACCGCTCGACCCGGCGCTCCGGGCCCGGATCGAACCGCACGTCGGCATCGACCTCGGCCACGTCCGCGTACGCCAGGACGCCGCCGCCGCAGCCGGCGCGCGGGACCTGCACGCGCGTGCGTTCACCTCCGGCGCCACCATTTATCTCGCCGCCGAGTCCTCCGCCTCCGACGTCGGCCTGATGGCTCACGAGGCGACGCACGTCGCCCAGCAGGATGCCTCCGTCGCCGCGCGCAGCACGGTCATGCGCGATGTGACGGACCTTCTCCCGGACATCTCGGTCGAGGACCTGATCCCCGACTGGATCCTGGACGCCGTCCGGAGCGCGGTCCGCGTCACCCCGGGCTACCTGCTGCTCAGCTACGTCACCGGCAGCGATCCGCTGACCGGCGAACCGGTGCAGGTCGGGCCCGAGGACCTCGTAGAGACGCTGCTCACGTTCGGTCCGTTCGGTGCCGCGGTCGGCGCCGCGCTGCAGGCCGTCGGGGTCCTGACCGACGTCGTCGGCATCATCCAGAGCCGCCTCGCCGCCCACAACCTGACGCTCGGGCGGGTCCTCGGAGACCTCAGCCGCGCCTGGGATCAGATGTCCGTCGGGCTCGGGGTCGCCGGCAACGTCGCGATTCTCGAACAGGTCGTCGCGGCGATCCTCCGCGACGTGCGCAGCTTCGTCGAGTCGCTCGTGGACTCCGTGCTCGCGCTGGTGCGGGACGCCGCCGTGGCCCTCGCCGAGTCGCTGCTCGCGTCGGCGGAGTTCGGACCGATCTGGAACCTGACCCGCAAGGTGCTCCATTACGACCCGCTGCGGGGCGTCGAGGTACCGGCCACCACCGCCGAGATCCTCGCCGACTTCCTCCGCCTGATCGGCCAGGAGCAGCGGCTGGCGCAGATGGAGGAACGCGGCACGCTGCAGACCACCGCGGACTGGCTGGACACCCAGCTCGCCACGTTCGCGGGTCTCGTCGTCGACCTGCGCCTGCTGTTCAGCGACGCCTGGGCGGCCATCGGCCCGGCCACGCTGCCCGAACTGCCCACCGTGCTCGGCGAGCTCGCCGGCCGGGCGGTCGCGCTGGCCGGACGCGTCGGCGAGTTCGCGGCAACCGTGATCGGAATGGTCCTCGAGCTGGTCAAGGACGCGCTGCTCGGCTGGCTCAGCGACACCGCCAAGGGCATGCCGGGCTTCCCGCTGCTGACCGTGATCCTGGCGCAGGACCCGTTCACCGGCGAACCCGTCGAACGCAGCGCGCAGAACCTCATCATGGGTTTCTTCACGCTGCTGCCCGGCGGCCAGGCAACCTACGACCAGCTCTCCGAATCCGGCGTGATCCCGGCCGCCGCGGAACGGATCGAGAGCGAGATGGTCCGGCTGGGGATCTCGCTCGAGATGGTCACCGGCCTGTTCCGCGGCATCTGGGACACGCTGAGCTTGGACGATCTCCTCGATCCGCTCGGCGCGTTCGCCCGGATCCTGACGCTGTTCGGCGAGCCGCTGTCCCGGCTGGTGATGTTCGTCGGCGTCGTCGTCGAGGTCGTCGTGACGCTGATCCTGAAGCTGATGAACTTCCCGTCGGAGTTGCTGGGCAGCATCCTTAGCCACACCCTGCAAGCGATCGACGACATCACCCGGGACCCGGTCGGCTTCCTGGTCCGCATGGTCGAGGCGCTCAAGCTCGGCTTCGTCGGCTTCTTCGACCACATCGGCGGCTACCTGATCGACGGGCTGGTCGCGTGGCTCTTCCGTGGCCTCGGTCAGCTCGGGATCACGCTCCCCACCGACCTGAGCCTGGGCTCGATCCTCGGGCTGATCGCGGCGGTGCTCGGCCTGACCGCGGAGCACCTGTGGGACAAGCTCGGCCAGCACCTCGGGCCGGAGCGAGTGCAGCAGATCCGCACGGCACTGGACACGCTGACCGGCGTCTGGGCGTTCATCCAGGAGGTCCAGCGCGACGGCCTGGCGGCGATCTGGCGATACGCGGCCGATCAGCTCAGCACGCTGTGGAGCACGCTGCTCGGGATGGCCACCGAGTGGATCATGAAGACGATCATCGTCAACGCCACGGTGAAGCTGCTGAGCTTCCTCGACCCCTCCGGGATCATGGCGATCATCAACGGCTGCGTGGCGTTCTTCAACCTGGTGGTCTCCGCGATCGAGTATCTGCGCGATCTGCTCGAGGTGCTCGACCGGTACGTGTCGACGCTGGCCGCGGTGGCGGCGGGCAACGTGGTTCCCGGCGCGCAGATGCTCGAGCGGGGGCTGGCGAGCATCGTCCC
It contains:
- a CDS encoding DUF4157 domain-containing protein; translation: MNGPGRAHRTTSAPAARPSTPRPRRSPAPRRTPGERRTTRDRLATALNPPARPAKDEQLATKEPANGDPSWSTRARIVAAASRQATTARAAGRRPPARGTGRRSAPAPRPPERRPPREAAAPAEAPVVGERRRPERATARGPPTPADDARVSGVVQTKLTVSHPTDPCERHADAVAARVVRGAAAPAAVGRTASSVLHRAAAPSPSSRLPAAVSALVGSPGGGRPLDPALRARIEPHVGIDLGHVRVRQDAAAAAGARDLHARAFTSGATIYLAAESSASDVGLMAHEATHVAQQDASVAARSTVMRDVTDLLPDISVEDLIPDWILDAVRSAVRVTPGYLLLSYVTGSDPLTGEPVQVGPEDLVETLLTFGPFGAAVGAALQAVGVLTDVVGIIQSRLAAHNLTLGRVLGDLSRAWDQMSVGLGVAGNVAILEQVVAAILRDVRSFVESLVDSVLALVRDAAVALAESLLASAEFGPIWNLTRKVLHYDPLRGVEVPATTAEILADFLRLIGQEQRLAQMEERGTLQTTADWLDTQLATFAGLVVDLRLLFSDAWAAIGPATLPELPTVLGELAGRAVALAGRVGEFAATVIGMVLELVKDALLGWLSDTAKGMPGFPLLTVILAQDPFTGEPVERSAQNLIMGFFTLLPGGQATYDQLSESGVIPAAAERIESEMVRLGISLEMVTGLFRGIWDTLSLDDLLDPLGAFARILTLFGEPLSRLVMFVGVVVEVVVTLILKLMNFPSELLGSILSHTLQAIDDITRDPVGFLVRMVEALKLGFVGFFDHIGGYLIDGLVAWLFRGLGQLGITLPTDLSLGSILGLIAAVLGLTAEHLWDKLGQHLGPERVQQIRTALDTLTGVWAFIQEVQRDGLAAIWRYAADQLSTLWSTLLGMATEWIMKTIIVNATVKLLSFLDPSGIMAIINGCVAFFNLVVSAIEYLRDLLEVLDRYVSTLAAVAAGNVVPGAQMLERGLASIVPIAIGFLAKQLGLGNVPDKIVELIGHVRAVVDKAIDWLITQAIRLGQAALNALGLGTEKKAAGAAPGDVDRPVTVAHEAHVIRAHREGNDLQILMSSDRFAIIDQQLDVIRKHFVDDFLKNQPDEAKTLDSHLNGMKKEKGDLRSQYNAEQDLDKREKIVTDGLARFHDQFTFLDEYLETFIGPWATVRLGDIVEYPDPDPERGRTLATVTKIMDHGPLGLGIQARPAYENPRGHRVPADQVPWWATGRRHDPGAFVLPYSRYGADPKEWIRVTGDLPLMPGGKDNPFLVAWPKPAWNNYPPLFVGPPSSTYVSQSSLAARHAAKDPTVTKFGPGGGTLGAADIGIKDPYRLKLHDRVGPLSVRTTPGGGKLLRVLDPYGFNSTRDGLQGDHVQDIQMGGEDELANLWILDTATNTRAGTALANAPARFRDGKSPGIVQDFKRFTGLKFYFEIDSMK